A stretch of the Xiphias gladius isolate SHS-SW01 ecotype Sanya breed wild chromosome 19, ASM1685928v1, whole genome shotgun sequence genome encodes the following:
- the slc35d2 gene encoding UDP-N-acetylglucosamine/UDP-glucose/GDP-mannose transporter isoform X1, with the protein MSARARRDAAEHAALPKFLSAAFYAGSSLLITVVNKTVLTSFRFPSYMCLGVGQMVATLLVLYAAKRSKTVQFPDLDRSILLKMFPLPLLYVGNHITGLASTKKLSLPMFTVLRKFTILMTMILEVYILRKTFPKRLVYSVVAIVLGAMVAASSDLAFDVEGYTFILLNDAFTAASGVYTKKKLDTEGLGKYGVLFYNALIIVIPTLLASAFTGDLHEAVTFEDWVKATFIFCFLMSCFMGFVLMYSIVLCSYYNSALTTTVVGAIKNVAVAYIGIFVGGDYLFSWTNFLGLSICMSGGLVYSYLAFNIKTSGNNTGAAQELKTPIAEDSTGKLSTI; encoded by the exons ATGTCTGCCAGAGCCCGCCGAGACGCCGCCGAGCACGCCGCGCTGCCCAAGTTCCTGTCCGCGGCGTTCTACGCCGGCAGCTCCTTGCTCATCACGGTGGTGAATAAAACCGTGCTGACGAGCTTCAG GTTCCCCTCCTACATGTGTCTGGGAGTTGGCCAG ATGGTCGCCACTCTTCTTGTCCTTTACGCTGCCAAAAGGAGCAAAACAGTCCAGTTTCCAGATCTTGACAGGAGTATTCTCTTAAAA ATGTTCCCCCTTCCTTTGCTGTACGTTGGCAACCATATAACAGGACTGGCCAGCACCAAAAAACTCAG TTTGCCCATGTTTACAGTGTTGAGGAAATTCACCATACTGATGACCATGATCTTGGAAGTCTATATACTAAG aaaaacatttccGAAACGCCTTGTGTACAGTGTTGTGGCCATAGTTCTTGGTGCCATGGTTGCTGCAAG CTCTGACCTGGCCTTCGATGTGGAGGGCTACACCTTCATCCTGCTCAACGATGCCTTCACTGCCGCCAGCGGTGTGTACACTAAGAAGAAACTTGACACCGAG GGTCTTGGGAAGTATGGTGTCTTATTTTACAATGCACTGATCATTGTTATCCCCACACTCTTGGCAAGTGCATTTACTGGAGATTTACACGAG GCGGTCACATTTGAGGACTGGGTTAAAGCCACGTTTATTTTCTGCTTCCTCATGTCCTGCTTCATGGG gtttgtgTTGATGTATTCCATAGTCCTGTGCAGCTATTATAACTCCGCACTAACTACGACAGTAGTGGGGGCAATAAAG AATGTGGCGGTGGCCTATATTGGCATATTTGTGGGTGGAGACTACCTGTTCTCTTGGACTAACTTCCTAGGCCTCAGCATTTG TATGTCAGGGGGACTAGTGTACTCATATCTCGCCTTTAACATCAAAACATCTGGAAATAACACTGGAGCAGCACAAGAGCTGAAGACTCCCATTGCAGAAGATTCAACAGGGAAGCTCTCTACCATCTAA
- the slc35d2 gene encoding UDP-N-acetylglucosamine/UDP-glucose/GDP-mannose transporter isoform X2, with amino-acid sequence MVATLLVLYAAKRSKTVQFPDLDRSILLKMFPLPLLYVGNHITGLASTKKLSLPMFTVLRKFTILMTMILEVYILRKTFPKRLVYSVVAIVLGAMVAASSDLAFDVEGYTFILLNDAFTAASGVYTKKKLDTEGLGKYGVLFYNALIIVIPTLLASAFTGDLHEAVTFEDWVKATFIFCFLMSCFMGFVLMYSIVLCSYYNSALTTTVVGAIKNVAVAYIGIFVGGDYLFSWTNFLGLSICMSGGLVYSYLAFNIKTSGNNTGAAQELKTPIAEDSTGKLSTI; translated from the exons ATGGTCGCCACTCTTCTTGTCCTTTACGCTGCCAAAAGGAGCAAAACAGTCCAGTTTCCAGATCTTGACAGGAGTATTCTCTTAAAA ATGTTCCCCCTTCCTTTGCTGTACGTTGGCAACCATATAACAGGACTGGCCAGCACCAAAAAACTCAG TTTGCCCATGTTTACAGTGTTGAGGAAATTCACCATACTGATGACCATGATCTTGGAAGTCTATATACTAAG aaaaacatttccGAAACGCCTTGTGTACAGTGTTGTGGCCATAGTTCTTGGTGCCATGGTTGCTGCAAG CTCTGACCTGGCCTTCGATGTGGAGGGCTACACCTTCATCCTGCTCAACGATGCCTTCACTGCCGCCAGCGGTGTGTACACTAAGAAGAAACTTGACACCGAG GGTCTTGGGAAGTATGGTGTCTTATTTTACAATGCACTGATCATTGTTATCCCCACACTCTTGGCAAGTGCATTTACTGGAGATTTACACGAG GCGGTCACATTTGAGGACTGGGTTAAAGCCACGTTTATTTTCTGCTTCCTCATGTCCTGCTTCATGGG gtttgtgTTGATGTATTCCATAGTCCTGTGCAGCTATTATAACTCCGCACTAACTACGACAGTAGTGGGGGCAATAAAG AATGTGGCGGTGGCCTATATTGGCATATTTGTGGGTGGAGACTACCTGTTCTCTTGGACTAACTTCCTAGGCCTCAGCATTTG TATGTCAGGGGGACTAGTGTACTCATATCTCGCCTTTAACATCAAAACATCTGGAAATAACACTGGAGCAGCACAAGAGCTGAAGACTCCCATTGCAGAAGATTCAACAGGGAAGCTCTCTACCATCTAA
- the znf367 gene encoding zinc finger protein 367: MAENKHPHVIFCNDSPKRVLVSVIKTTPIKPRKAEAQTPTSPGFSDFMVYPWKWGENAHNVTLSPGSVSGASSPTGTQTAREADTAPSPDQIKDGIRRGRPRADTVRELISEGETSSSRIRCNICNRVFPREKSLQAHKRTHTGERPYLCDYPNCGKAFVQSGQLKTHQRLHTGEKPFVCSEKGCGNRFTHANRHCPKHPFSRLKREEPKEGLGKAQSVDNKAVAEWLAKYWRTREQRAPTTTKVKPQGKARAEDQEQQDPMEFLQSDEENGEEEETAEEEKGGQGGAARRRLQEQRERLHGALALIELANNLSA, from the exons ATGGCCGAGAACAAGCACCCGCATGTTATTTTCTGCAACGACTCGCCCAAAAGAGTTTTGGTGTCCGTCATCAAGACCACCCCGATCAAACCAAGGAAAGCGGAGGCCCAGACGCCGACAAGCCCCGGTTTCAGCGACTTTATGGTCTACCCGTGGAAATGGGGGGAGAACGCCCACAATGTGACCCTCAGCCCGGGCTCGGTGAGCGGGGCTTCGTCCCCGACCGGGACCCAGACGGCGAGAGAGGCGGACACGGCTCCCTCACCTGACCAGATCAAG GATGGTATCCGCAGAGGCCGTCCACGGGCTGACACTGTCCGGGAGCTGATAAGCGAGGGGGAGACCTCATCCAGCCGTATCCGCTGTAACATCTGCAACCGAGTGTTTCCCAGAGAGAAGTCTCTCCAGGCTCATAAGAGGACACACACAG GAGAGAGGCCCTATCTCTGTGACTACCCAAACTGTGGGAAGGCGTTTGTCCAGAGCGGTCAGCTGAAGACGCACCAGCGGCTGCACACCGGGGAAAAACCCTTTGTCTGCTCGGAGAAAG GATGTGGTAATCGGTTCACCCATGCCAACCGCCACTGCCCCAAGCATCCTTTCTCCCGTCTGAAGAGGGAGGAACCCAAGGAGGGCCTGGGGAAGGCCCAGTCCGTGGATAACAAGGCTGTGGCAGAGTGGCTGGCAAA GTACTGGCGGACCCGCGAGCAGCGCGCCCCTACAACCACCAAGGTGAAACCGCAGGGCAAGGCAAGAGCGGAGGACCAGGAGCAGCAGGATCCCATGGAGTTTCTCCAGTCCGATGAAGAGAAcggggaagaggaggagaccgcagaggaagagaagggcGGCCAGGGAGGGGCCGCCAGGCGCCGCCTCCAGGAGCAACGAGAGCGTCTCCACGGCGCTCTGGCACTCATCGAGCTGGCCAACAACCTGTCTGCCTGA
- the LOC120805185 gene encoding intracellular hyaluronan-binding protein 4-like, which produces MLPDAYGCIVANRFGNLLDDDADPFDLMNEVETEKEKKKKKKKEEEKKKGKQKKPGQKESQKDRRVPIASDGQDPVPVQKQQQQQQQQPARPGPVTDSGDGREEAQRGMKRAGAGERRANQEYPQEFSISKPSYVADSDLRGRGGIRSRRGARGGGGYTRNPDNSNLRGKREYDRHNGTGISPEEKRGGRGPWNWGCVEEAASELMEVTSDASVKSEEPQIPVDEENQNRTMEEEDGEMVVQVAMEMTLDEWKAVQEMSRPKPEFNIRKTENKIPSKAKVIHQSKHLENLKGTPEEMEDEGNFLRRSVNDITSLLDINFGSLGRPTRGGRGRGARGGPTSRPERVKPILEREDDLAPNPDDPEDFPALPTGR; this is translated from the exons ATGCTGCCGGACGCCTACGGGTGCATTGTGGCGAACAGGTTCGGGAATCTTCTGGATGACGACGCCGACCCCTTCGACTTGATGAACGAAGTTGAAacggagaaggagaagaagaaaaagaagaagaaggaagaggagaagaagaaaggcaaGCAGAAAAAACCCGGTCAGAAGGAATCTCAGAAGGACAGACGCGTCCCCATCGCTTCGGACGGTCAAGACCCGGTTCCAG tccaaaagcagcagcagcagcagcagcagcagccggcACGTCCTGGGCCAGTGACCGACAGCGGCGATGGCAGAGAGGAGGCCCAGAGGGGCATGAAGAGAGCTGGCGCTGGGGAGCGTAGGGCCAACCAAGAGTACCCACAGGAGTTTTCCATATCTAA GCCTTCCTATGTTGCAGACTCTGACCTCAGGGGCAGAGGGGGGATTAGAAGTAGGAGAGGAGCAAGAGGTGGTGGAGGATACACAAGGAACCCGGACAACTCCAACCTGAGGGGCAAGAGAGAATATGATCGACACAATGGAAC AGGTATATCTcctgaggaaaagagaggaggcagaggaccCTGGAACTGGGGCTGTGTTGAGGAAGCTGCAAG TGAATTAATGGAGGTGACATCTGATGCTTCAGTCAAATCTGAGGAGCCCCAGATACCTGTGGATGAAGAAAATCAGAATCG CACAATGGAAGAGGAGGACGGAGAGATGGTGGTCCAGGTTGCCATGGAGATGACCCTGGACGAGTGGAAAGCCGTGCAGGAGATGAGTCGTCCAAAGCCAGAGTTTAATATCCGCAAAACAGAGAACAAGATTCCCTCAAAAGCCAAGGTCATCCACCAGTCAAAGCACCTGGAG AACCTCAAGGGGACCCCAGAAGAAATGGAGGATGAAGGCAACTTCCTTCGTAGGTCTGTTAATGACATCACCTCCCTCCTGGACATCAATTTTGGGAGTCTTGGACGCCCCACTCGTGGGGGTCGTGGAAGGGGAGCACGAGGTGGTCCTACTAGTCGCCCAGAGAGAGTTAAACCCATATTGGAGAGG GAGGATGACCTGGCTCCTAACCCAGATGACCCAGAAGACTTCCCAGCACTACCAACAGGGAGATAA